Proteins encoded together in one Urocitellus parryii isolate mUroPar1 chromosome 3, mUroPar1.hap1, whole genome shotgun sequence window:
- the Prkcd gene encoding protein kinase C delta type, giving the protein MAPFLRIAFNSYELGSLQVEDEANQPFCAVKMKEALSTERGKTLVQKKPTMYPEWKTTFDAHIYEGRVIQIVLMRAAEDPVSEVTVGVSVLAERCKKNNGKAEFWLDLQPQAKVLMSVQYFLEDGDCKQSMRSEDEAKFPTMNRRGAIKQAKIHYIKNHEFIATFFRQPTFCSVCRDFVWGLNKQGYKCRQCNAAIHKKCIDKIIGRCTGTAANSRDTIFQKERFNIDMPHRFKVNNYMSPTFCDHCGSLLWGLVKQGLKCEDCGMNVHHKCREKVANLCGINQKLLAEALNQVSQRSSKKLDSESPEPVGIYQGFEKKPGVSGDDAPDNSETYGKIWEGSSRCRIENFTFHKILGKGSFGKVLLAELKGKGQFFAIKALKKDVVLIDDDVECTMVEKRVLALAGENPFLTHLFCTFQTKDHLFFVMEFLSGGDLMYHIQDKGRFELYRATFYAAEIICGLQFLHHKGIIYRDLKLDNVMLDRHGHIKIADFGMCKENIFGENLASTFCGTPDYIAPEILQGLKYTFSVDWWSFGVLLYEMLIGQSPFHGDDEDELFESIRLDTPHYPRWITKESKDILEKLFERDPPKRLGMTGNIRLHPFFKTINWTLLEKRKVEPPFRPKVKHPGDYSNFDLEFLKEKPRLSFSDKNLIDSMDQTAFAGFSFVNPRFEHLLEN; this is encoded by the exons ATGGCACCGTTCCTGCGCATCGCCTTCAACTCCTACGAGCTGGGCTCCCTGCAGGTTGAGGATGAGGCTAACCAGCCCTTCTGTGCTGTGAAGATGAAGGAGGCTCTCAGCACAG AACGAGGGAAGACGCTGGTGCAGAAGAAGCCGACCATGTATCCTGAGTGGAAGACCACGTTTGATGCTCACATCTACGAGGGCCGCGTCATCCAGATTGTGCTGATGCGGGCAGCTGAGGACCCAGTGTCGGAGGTGACCGTGGGCGTGTCGGTGCTGGCCGAACGCTGCAAGAAGAACAACGGCAAGGCTGAGTTCTGG CTGGACCTACAGCCCCAGGCCAAAGTGTTGATGTCTGTGCAGTATTTCCTGGAGGACGGAG ATTGCAAGCAGTCTATGCGTAGTGAGGACGAGGCCAAGTTTCCAACAATGAACCGCCGTGGAGCCATCAAGCAGGCCAAGATCCACTACATCAAAAATCATGAGTTCATCGCCACCTTCTTTAGGCAGCCCACCTTCTGTTCTGTGTGCAGGGACTTTGTTTG GGGCCTCAACAAGCAAGGCTACAAATGCAGGC AATGCAATGCTGCCATCCACAAGAAATGTATTGACAAGATCATTGGCCGGTGCACCGGCACTGCCGCCAACAGCCGGGACACTATC TTCCAGAAAGAACGCTTCAACATTGACATGCCGCACCGGTTCAAGGTCAACAACTATATGAGCCCCACCTTCTGTGACCACTGTGGCAGCCTGCTGTGGGGGCTGGTGAAGCAGGGATTGAAATGTGAAG ACTGTGGCATGAACGTGCACCATAAATGCCGGGAGAAGGTAGCCAACCTCTGTGGTATCAACCAGAAGCTCTTAGCTGAAGCCTTGAACCAAGTCAGCCAG AGATCCTCCAAGAAGCTGGACTCAGAATCTCCGGAGCCTGTTGGGATATACCAGGGTTTCGAGAAGAAGCCAGGAGTCTCTGGGGACGATGCCCCAG ACAACAGTGAGACGTATGGCAAAATCTGGGAGGGAAGCTCCAGGTGCCGCATCGAGAACTTCACTTTCCACAAGATCCTGGGCAAAGGCAGCTTTGGGAAG GTGCTACTTGCAGAGCTGAAGGGCAAAGGACAGTTCTTTGCCATCAAGGCCCTCAAAAAGGACGTGGTTCTGATCGATGATGACGTGGAGTGCACCATGGTGGAGAAGCGAGTGCTGGCGCTCGCCGGGGAGAATCCCTTCCTCACCCACCTCTTTTGCACCTTTCAGACCAAG gACCACCTGTTCTTTGTGATGGAGTTCCTCAGCGGGGGAGATCTGATGTATCACATCCAGGATAAAGGTCGCTTTGAACTCTACCGGGCCAC GTTTTATGCAGCTGAGATAATCTGTGGACTGCAGTTTCTACATCACAAAGGGATCATTTACAG GGACCTCAAGTTGGACAATGTGATGCTAGACCGGCATGGCCATATCAAGATTGCCGACTTTGGGATGTGCAAAGAGAACATATTTGGGGAGAACCTAGCCAGCACCTTCTGTGGCACCCCAGACTACATCGCCCCTGAG ATCCTGCAGGGCCTGAAGTACACATTCTCTGTGGACTGGTGGTCCTTTGGGGTCCTCCTCTACGAAATGCTGATCGGTCAGTCCCCCTTCCATGGTGATGATGAGGACGAACTCTTCGAGTCCATACGTTTGGACACACCGCATTATCCCCGTTGGATCACCAAAGAGTCCAAGGACATCCTGGAGaag TTATTTGAAAGGGACCCACCCAAGAGGCTGGGAATGACAGGAAACATCAGACTCCACCCCTTCTTCAAGACCATCAACTGGACTCTGCTGGAGAAGAGGAAGGTGGAGCCGCCCTTCAGGCCCAAAGTG